In Prescottella soli, a genomic segment contains:
- a CDS encoding NAD-dependent epimerase/dehydratase family protein: MRTTVTGGAGFIGSHLVEYLLRQGDEVVVLDDLSTGTLANLAPVANADRFRFVEGSILDRDTVDSVIAGADRVFHLAAAAGRWIGRPAGRRRTNFRGTENVLDACRDARNVLLLASTSENHSRNSADARSDMKGIEEALAHAYRREFGLRVATVRLFDIVGPRQTGRHGMAVPWLVGHALRGEPITVFEDGLKTRYFSYVEDVVPAMVAIAAEPATYGQAFDLGGAREISIVELAERVIEVLGSDSPIILVPHEQAAGDDAMRCRVPDDRRAPELVGVEPVTPLDEIITRVAEALSAWDPHGLSEQMVAGR, encoded by the coding sequence ATGAGAACCACCGTCACCGGAGGAGCCGGGTTCATCGGCAGTCACCTGGTGGAGTACCTCCTGCGACAGGGCGACGAGGTCGTCGTGCTCGACGACCTGTCGACCGGCACACTCGCCAACCTCGCGCCCGTCGCGAACGCTGACCGATTCCGCTTCGTGGAAGGCTCGATCCTCGATCGCGACACGGTCGACAGCGTGATCGCGGGCGCCGACCGGGTGTTCCACCTCGCGGCCGCCGCTGGGCGGTGGATCGGCCGTCCGGCGGGCCGCCGGCGCACGAACTTCCGGGGCACCGAGAACGTCCTGGACGCGTGCCGCGACGCGAGAAACGTTCTGCTACTCGCGTCGACAAGCGAGAACCACAGCAGGAACAGTGCCGATGCCCGCTCCGACATGAAGGGCATCGAGGAGGCACTCGCACACGCGTACCGGCGCGAGTTCGGACTACGGGTGGCGACGGTTCGCCTGTTCGACATCGTCGGCCCACGGCAGACCGGCCGACACGGGATGGCAGTCCCGTGGCTGGTCGGACACGCCTTGCGAGGCGAACCAATCACGGTGTTCGAGGACGGGCTGAAGACCCGGTACTTCTCCTACGTCGAAGACGTGGTGCCGGCGATGGTCGCGATCGCCGCGGAGCCCGCCACGTACGGTCAGGCGTTCGACCTCGGTGGGGCGCGGGAGATCTCGATCGTCGAACTCGCCGAGCGGGTGATCGAAGTACTCGGCTCCGACAGTCCGATCATCCTGGTGCCACACGAGCAGGCTGCGGGGGACGACGCCATGCGCTGCCGAGTCCCCGACGATCGGCGGGCGCCGGAGCTGGTGGGCGTCGAACCCGTGACTCCCCTCGACGAGATCATCACGCGCGTCGCCGAGGCACTGTCCGCGTGGGATCCGCACGGGCTCAGCGAACAGATGGTCGCAGGCCGATGA
- a CDS encoding glycosyl hydrolase family 18 protein: MTQHLTRGDGPRTCTSGALAATAALSQLGSDGWGAHRPELPLVIGAIPHWDRGAALMSMYTHARHIDVVSPWSYSMTADGTVATTAGIAVRADSVLATRVSHRNIRTIPTVTNTTSGEWDRDTVATVLSDPGLRRTHVRSLTELVRAHGFDGVQIDYQNLESADRGCFSTFVGELGAALHRIGRVLYVAVHAEPNDAGCRPHNETTDYATIACCADKVIVMAYDRHRAPRTAGPIAPYDWVEEVVRHAITRIPRDKLVLGVGLHGYDWVGSTAVRLTWTQVMSVAATAKPPMNWDETSRTPHFGYILDGIAHEVWFENARSVEAKTELARRHRLAGIALWRLGGEDPSIWRLGP; the protein is encoded by the coding sequence ATGACGCAGCACCTCACGCGTGGGGACGGTCCACGAACGTGCACGAGCGGCGCTCTCGCGGCGACGGCCGCGCTCTCGCAGCTCGGTTCGGACGGCTGGGGCGCACACCGGCCCGAGCTGCCGCTGGTGATCGGTGCGATTCCACATTGGGACCGAGGCGCAGCACTGATGTCGATGTACACCCACGCCCGACACATCGACGTCGTCTCCCCCTGGTCGTACTCGATGACCGCCGACGGCACCGTGGCGACTACCGCAGGCATTGCCGTGCGCGCCGATTCCGTGCTCGCGACACGCGTGAGCCACAGAAACATCCGAACGATCCCTACTGTCACGAACACGACCTCCGGAGAGTGGGACCGTGACACGGTGGCGACAGTCCTGTCGGATCCGGGCCTGCGTCGGACACATGTGCGCTCGCTGACCGAACTCGTCCGCGCGCACGGCTTCGACGGTGTCCAGATCGACTACCAGAACCTGGAGTCCGCGGATCGCGGCTGCTTCTCGACGTTCGTCGGCGAGCTGGGCGCCGCGCTGCATCGCATCGGCCGGGTCCTCTACGTCGCCGTGCACGCCGAGCCGAACGATGCCGGTTGCCGGCCGCACAACGAGACGACCGATTACGCCACCATCGCGTGCTGCGCCGACAAGGTGATCGTGATGGCGTACGACCGGCACCGGGCGCCCCGCACCGCCGGGCCGATCGCTCCGTACGACTGGGTCGAGGAAGTGGTCCGGCATGCGATCACCCGGATTCCCCGCGACAAGCTCGTACTCGGTGTCGGACTCCACGGCTACGACTGGGTCGGATCGACCGCCGTCCGGCTCACGTGGACCCAGGTGATGTCGGTGGCGGCGACCGCGAAACCCCCAATGAACTGGGACGAGACGAGTCGGACGCCGCACTTCGGCTACATCCTCGACGGGATCGCCCACGAGGTCTGGTTCGAGAATGCTCGCAGTGTCGAAGCCAAGACCGAGCTCGCACGGCGGCACCGGCTCGCAGGGATCGCGCTGTGGCGCCTCGGCGGGGAGGACCCGTCGATCTGGAGACTGGGGCCGTGA
- a CDS encoding MspA family porin, protein MRRRGLANTNLGTKSPEDHEAPPAHGNTPYPHDRLGTFAMNPNSTPTPRRRTAAGAATILPMAALLLFATASTAAAAERTASTPAGGLTVTLTNDTVESVPRVNSMPTSSEGLISATAVASATGAGIQDITSSTLDVGYQVGCPIDISDGPELAIETTAGPSLNIFPTPGMGMNFGITPKIQINPKLGVNQDVSLGKQEVNGPDAAVSFDAVHVKVDGCIGGVTVRPYAVYTVTTARGSHSVATYGTARAL, encoded by the coding sequence GTGCGTCGCCGTGGACTGGCGAACACGAACCTCGGAACGAAATCACCTGAGGACCACGAGGCACCACCGGCACACGGCAACACCCCGTATCCGCACGACAGATTAGGAACCTTCGCAATGAACCCGAACTCAACCCCCACACCGCGCCGCCGGACTGCAGCCGGGGCGGCCACGATCCTGCCCATGGCAGCGCTGTTGCTTTTCGCGACTGCCAGCACGGCAGCCGCGGCCGAGCGCACTGCGTCCACACCTGCCGGTGGGCTGACGGTGACGCTGACGAACGACACCGTCGAATCGGTTCCGAGGGTCAACAGCATGCCGACTTCGAGCGAGGGCCTCATCTCCGCGACGGCGGTTGCGAGTGCGACCGGAGCTGGCATACAAGACATCACCAGCAGCACGCTCGACGTCGGCTACCAGGTCGGGTGCCCCATCGACATCTCCGATGGCCCGGAACTCGCGATCGAGACGACGGCCGGTCCGTCGCTGAATATCTTCCCCACTCCCGGAATGGGCATGAACTTCGGTATCACGCCAAAGATTCAGATCAATCCCAAGCTGGGTGTCAATCAGGACGTTTCACTCGGAAAGCAGGAGGTGAACGGACCCGACGCCGCGGTGTCGTTCGATGCGGTCCACGTCAAGGTCGACGGATGCATCGGCGGTGTGACGGTTCGCCCGTATGCCGTCTACACGGTGACGACCGCTCGGGGGAGCCATTCGGTCGCGACGTACGGCACCGCACGCGCGCTCTGA
- a CDS encoding GAF and ANTAR domain-containing protein has product MERFTRLQAESSETDVVLRGLVELLSELLALAGGGVVTELDGSPAPTTSTTAPGVVLDRLAQLVSDGPCADAIARGRILHIAAVDDHRETWPQFVAEARRSGLVALAAFPLRHGPRTVGTLVLVSDRPRRWLEGEIAMVGCLAEMAAVYLSQRSAVNHFQRLSGQLEQALTTRIVVEQAKGIISNANGIGVDAAYQLIRRHARSHNASVHAVAEAIVTLELRV; this is encoded by the coding sequence GTGGAGAGGTTCACGAGACTGCAGGCGGAGTCGTCCGAAACGGATGTCGTGCTGAGGGGTCTGGTCGAACTGCTCTCGGAGCTACTCGCCCTCGCCGGCGGGGGTGTCGTGACCGAGCTCGACGGATCGCCGGCACCGACGACGTCGACGACCGCGCCGGGAGTCGTTCTCGATCGCCTGGCACAACTGGTTTCGGACGGTCCGTGCGCCGATGCGATCGCGCGCGGGAGAATTCTGCACATCGCCGCGGTCGACGATCACCGCGAGACCTGGCCACAGTTCGTCGCGGAGGCGCGGCGATCGGGTTTGGTGGCGCTGGCGGCGTTTCCGCTCCGGCACGGCCCGCGTACGGTCGGCACGCTCGTCCTTGTCTCGGATCGCCCGCGGCGTTGGCTCGAGGGGGAGATCGCCATGGTCGGTTGTCTGGCCGAGATGGCAGCGGTGTACCTGAGCCAGAGGTCGGCGGTGAACCACTTCCAACGTCTGTCCGGGCAACTCGAGCAGGCGCTGACCACTCGTATCGTCGTCGAACAGGCGAAGGGAATCATCTCCAACGCGAACGGAATCGGCGTCGATGCCGCCTACCAGTTGATCCGCCGTCACGCCCGCTCGCACAACGCCAGTGTGCACGCGGTCGCGGAAGCGATAGTCACCCTCGAACTGCGTGTGTGA
- a CDS encoding esterase/lipase family protein has product MRVGAVGAITVLAAALGSFGAIAGAAPADSGWSPGSGATTYVVPIVPGPVQAVHADALRYAERHPDSAPPGANDFGCRPAQDHPNPVVLVHGSDSDAYTDWSALSPILTARGFCVFAPNYGSDGKPGKYARGDMARSAGELADFVNRVRVSTGAAEVDLVGYSQGATVARYFVNRLGGADVVGRWLGIASPTYGGVMYGIVPLLRLLPYPERIAEALTSEAISQQMQGSPFLVALNAGGDTVPGVGYTTIGSRYDEMIQPYTNIALRDDGATNILVQDVCPENRGGHFNMVYDPFALGLAVQALEPTAPAPVCTPVPLGSGVAEMIYESNS; this is encoded by the coding sequence ATGCGGGTAGGTGCGGTCGGGGCGATCACGGTCCTGGCTGCCGCTCTCGGTTCGTTCGGGGCGATCGCCGGCGCGGCCCCGGCGGATTCCGGATGGTCGCCCGGCTCGGGAGCGACCACGTATGTCGTACCGATCGTGCCCGGTCCGGTTCAGGCGGTACACGCGGACGCGTTGCGCTACGCCGAGCGGCACCCGGACTCCGCGCCCCCGGGGGCGAACGACTTCGGGTGCCGACCGGCCCAGGACCATCCGAATCCCGTCGTGCTCGTGCACGGGAGCGATTCGGACGCCTACACGGACTGGTCCGCGCTCTCGCCGATCCTCACTGCTCGAGGATTCTGCGTGTTCGCGCCGAACTACGGGTCGGACGGCAAACCCGGCAAGTACGCGCGCGGCGACATGGCCCGCAGCGCAGGCGAACTCGCGGACTTCGTGAATCGCGTCCGGGTGTCGACCGGGGCTGCGGAGGTCGATCTCGTCGGCTATTCACAGGGCGCGACGGTGGCGCGGTACTTCGTCAACAGACTGGGCGGCGCCGACGTCGTGGGCCGATGGCTCGGAATCGCGTCGCCGACGTACGGCGGGGTGATGTACGGAATCGTGCCGCTCCTGCGACTCCTGCCGTACCCCGAACGGATCGCCGAGGCGCTCACCTCCGAGGCGATCAGCCAGCAGATGCAGGGATCCCCGTTCCTCGTCGCGCTCAATGCGGGTGGCGACACCGTGCCCGGTGTCGGCTACACGACCATCGGGTCGCGCTACGACGAGATGATCCAGCCCTACACCAACATCGCGTTGCGGGACGACGGCGCGACGAACATTCTGGTGCAGGACGTCTGCCCGGAGAACCGCGGCGGGCACTTCAACATGGTGTACGACCCCTTCGCGCTCGGACTCGCGGTGCAGGCACTCGAGCCGACCGCGCCCGCCCCGGTGTGTACGCCGGTCCCGCTCGGCTCGGGCGTCGCAGAGATGATCTACGAAAGCAACTCGTGA
- a CDS encoding magnesium and cobalt transport protein CorA has translation MTIVDNAVYVDGVRVDTPRTLDCTYDTMNRRGGMAWIGLYRPDVTEIDSLAREFGLHHLAVEDTIAAHQRPKLERYDETLFVVLRPARYLDNVEKVEFGEVHVFVGPDFVVTIRHAESPDLGQVRRRLEATPGLLRLGPEAVLYAILDQVVDEYLPVAAGLENDIDEIENQVFTGDPAVAKRIYDLSGEVIDFQRATRPLVSILEALERGSDKYHVDLELRRHLRDVLDHTLRVVERADSSRAHLQTALSVHATLVAQQQNEEMRRLTVTSLNQSEEVKKISAWAAILFAPTLVGTVYGMNFNDMPELGWAFGYPMALLLMVATSLTLFYVFKRQHWL, from the coding sequence ATGACCATCGTGGACAACGCCGTCTACGTCGACGGTGTTCGCGTCGACACCCCACGCACGCTCGACTGCACCTACGACACGATGAACCGACGCGGCGGGATGGCCTGGATCGGCCTCTACCGACCCGACGTCACGGAGATCGATTCGTTGGCGCGCGAGTTCGGTCTCCACCACCTCGCTGTCGAGGACACGATCGCCGCCCACCAGCGCCCCAAGCTCGAGCGGTACGACGAGACCCTGTTCGTGGTGCTGCGGCCCGCCCGCTATCTCGACAATGTCGAGAAGGTCGAGTTCGGCGAGGTGCACGTATTCGTCGGACCCGACTTCGTCGTCACCATCCGGCACGCCGAGTCTCCCGATCTCGGACAGGTGCGACGCCGCCTCGAAGCCACCCCCGGACTGCTGCGCCTGGGCCCCGAGGCCGTGTTGTACGCGATTCTGGACCAGGTCGTCGACGAGTACCTACCGGTGGCAGCAGGCCTCGAGAACGACATCGACGAAATAGAGAACCAGGTGTTCACCGGCGACCCCGCCGTCGCCAAACGCATCTACGACCTGTCCGGCGAGGTCATCGACTTCCAGCGCGCCACGCGGCCGCTGGTGTCGATCCTCGAGGCTCTCGAACGCGGATCGGACAAGTACCACGTCGACCTCGAACTCCGTCGCCACCTGCGCGACGTGCTCGACCACACGCTGCGGGTCGTCGAGCGCGCCGACTCGTCCCGCGCGCACCTGCAGACCGCACTGTCGGTGCACGCCACCCTCGTCGCTCAGCAACAGAACGAGGAAATGCGCCGGTTGACGGTCACGAGCCTGAACCAGAGCGAGGAAGTGAAGAAGATATCCGCCTGGGCCGCAATCCTCTTCGCGCCCACGCTGGTCGGCACGGTCTACGGGATGAACTTCAACGACATGCCGGAACTGGGGTGGGCGTTCGGCTACCCGATGGCCCTGCTGCTCATGGTCGCGACGTCGCTGACACTGTTCTACGTCTTCAAACGCCAGCACTGGCTGTGA
- the ftsW gene encoding putative lipid II flippase FtsW encodes MTARSGQAPATESERTTFRRRFAEWTERPLWSLHLILGLTTLLTTFGLAMVLSASAVESYVGGGSAYTFFVQQLLGVLLGLFAFYLAMRLPVRTIRMLSFPAFVVSVVMLILVLIPGIGTEIQGSRRWFDIAGISFQPSELAKVALVLWGAHMLTLRDRVGRSTRDLVIPVVPGALVMCVLVVLQPNLSTAITLAIIAMALLWFVGFDLRILGAIVATGVVTAVILTFTAGYRVNRVRVLFNPGDDPQGLGYQSRQAKYALASGGVFGEGLGQSTSKWNYLPNAYNDFIFAIIGDELGIIGCLSVIALFAAVVMLGLRIARRCADPFLGLVTAVATTWIGAQAAINIGYVTGLLPVTGLQLPLISYGGTSTALMLFVFGLIANAARHEPRAIAAIEKSGGGRISRLLRLPMPQPSPTTDGRGAQRRRNSMPPNTTRGRESSRRSGSTVPSDRTSTVRSRSTRTAGSRSS; translated from the coding sequence GTGACCGCCCGGTCGGGGCAGGCCCCCGCCACGGAATCCGAGCGCACGACGTTTCGCCGACGCTTCGCCGAGTGGACCGAGCGGCCGCTGTGGTCGCTGCACCTGATCCTCGGTCTCACAACACTGCTCACGACGTTCGGGCTCGCGATGGTGCTGTCGGCATCGGCCGTCGAGTCCTATGTCGGCGGAGGGTCCGCGTACACGTTCTTCGTGCAGCAGTTGCTCGGGGTCCTCCTCGGACTGTTCGCCTTCTATCTGGCGATGCGGTTGCCCGTCAGGACCATCCGGATGCTCTCGTTCCCCGCGTTCGTGGTCTCGGTCGTGATGCTGATCCTCGTGCTGATTCCGGGGATCGGTACCGAGATCCAGGGCTCCCGACGCTGGTTCGACATCGCGGGTATCTCATTCCAGCCGTCCGAGCTCGCGAAGGTGGCGCTCGTGTTGTGGGGCGCGCACATGCTCACGCTTCGCGACAGAGTCGGTCGCTCCACGCGGGATCTCGTGATCCCGGTGGTACCGGGTGCGCTCGTCATGTGTGTGCTGGTGGTGCTCCAACCGAACCTGAGCACCGCCATCACGCTCGCGATCATCGCGATGGCACTGCTGTGGTTCGTGGGCTTCGACCTGCGAATCCTGGGCGCGATTGTCGCCACGGGTGTCGTAACCGCGGTCATCCTGACGTTCACCGCCGGATACCGGGTCAACCGGGTGCGGGTGCTGTTCAATCCCGGCGACGACCCGCAGGGCCTGGGCTACCAGTCACGCCAAGCGAAGTACGCGCTCGCCAGCGGCGGGGTGTTCGGCGAGGGCCTCGGACAGTCGACCAGCAAGTGGAACTATCTCCCGAACGCGTACAACGACTTCATCTTCGCGATCATCGGCGACGAACTCGGCATCATCGGATGCCTGTCGGTCATCGCCCTGTTCGCCGCGGTCGTGATGCTGGGCCTCAGGATCGCCCGTCGCTGCGCCGACCCGTTCCTCGGGCTCGTCACCGCCGTCGCCACGACGTGGATCGGCGCTCAGGCGGCCATCAACATCGGCTACGTCACCGGGTTGCTTCCCGTGACCGGACTGCAATTGCCGCTGATCTCGTACGGCGGTACGTCCACGGCGCTGATGCTGTTCGTCTTCGGCCTCATCGCGAACGCGGCGCGGCACGAGCCTCGCGCGATCGCCGCGATCGAGAAGTCGGGCGGCGGGCGGATCTCGCGACTGCTCCGCCTGCCGATGCCGCAGCCGAGCCCGACGACCGACGGTCGCGGGGCGCAGCGCCGCCGGAACAGCATGCCGCCGAACACGACTCGCGGTCGAGAATCTTCCCGGAGGTCGGGATCGACAGTGCCGTCCGATCGCACTTCCACGGTACGGTCGCGCTCCACTCGAACCGCTGGGAGCAGATCGTCATGA
- a CDS encoding EthD domain-containing protein, whose protein sequence is MIKAVALLARKPELSHAELVDYYENNHSKLIRSLMPQIRDYRRNYLDRSSGIGADGAADPDFDVISEFVFDDRAAYEDMLATHARPEVAAAIAADEENFLDRARTRMYVVDVRES, encoded by the coding sequence ATGATCAAGGCCGTTGCACTACTGGCGCGCAAACCGGAACTGTCGCACGCCGAGCTCGTCGACTACTACGAGAACAACCACTCCAAGCTGATCCGCAGCCTGATGCCGCAGATCCGCGACTACCGGCGCAACTACCTGGACCGATCGTCGGGTATCGGCGCGGACGGCGCGGCCGATCCCGACTTCGACGTCATCAGCGAGTTCGTCTTCGACGATCGGGCCGCCTACGAGGACATGCTCGCCACTCACGCCCGGCCCGAGGTCGCGGCGGCGATCGCGGCCGACGAGGAGAACTTCCTCGACCGCGCGCGCACCCGGATGTACGTCGTCGACGTCCGGGAGAGCTAG